In one window of Achromobacter xylosoxidans A8 DNA:
- a CDS encoding antirestriction protein → MNTQEQPVTASLVAEAQRLDFLPAYFGPRLMMRGEALVYAWLRRLCERYSGAYWHYYTLSDGGFYMAPDLADRLEIEVDGNGFRGELSADAAGIVATLFALGQLAAEAADTDAGDALIDRYHFLRGFAASHAEAAAIYRAID, encoded by the coding sequence ATGAACACCCAAGAGCAACCCGTTACCGCTTCCCTGGTCGCCGAGGCCCAGCGCCTCGACTTCCTGCCCGCCTACTTCGGCCCGCGTCTGATGATGCGCGGCGAGGCCCTGGTGTATGCCTGGCTTCGCCGGCTCTGCGAACGCTACAGCGGCGCGTATTGGCACTACTACACCTTGTCGGACGGCGGTTTTTACATGGCCCCCGACCTGGCCGACCGCCTGGAGATCGAGGTGGACGGCAACGGCTTCCGAGGCGAGTTGTCGGCCGACGCCGCCGGCATTGTCGCAACCCTGTTCGCGCTGGGCCAGCTCGCGGCCGAGGCCGCCGACACGGACGCCGGCGATGCCCTGATCGACCGCTATCACTTCCTGCGCGGCTTCGCAGCCAGCCACGCCGAGGCGGCCGCGATCTACCGGGCTATTGACTGA
- a CDS encoding type II toxin-antitoxin system RelB/DinJ family antitoxin codes for MAANQLVQTRIDGAIKEEAAAVLAAMGLTVSDAVRLLLTKVAQDKALPFEPLIPNATTIEAMKEARKGKLPRFATVNDLMADLHAAD; via the coding sequence ATGGCTGCAAACCAGCTCGTACAAACGCGCATCGACGGCGCGATCAAGGAAGAAGCGGCGGCCGTCCTGGCCGCGATGGGCCTTACCGTGTCCGACGCGGTGCGGCTGCTGCTCACGAAGGTGGCCCAGGACAAGGCGCTGCCCTTCGAGCCGCTGATTCCGAACGCCACCACCATCGAGGCGATGAAGGAAGCCCGCAAGGGCAAGCTGCCGCGCTTCGCCACCGTCAACGATCTGATGGCCGATCTGCATGCGGCAGATTGA
- a CDS encoding type II toxin-antitoxin system YafQ family toxin, with protein sequence MRQIERTGQFKRDYKREAKGQHRATLDADLVPVLVALADDQPLEPRHRDHALTGDWKDHRDCHVKPDLVLIYQKPDADTLRLVRLGSHSELGL encoded by the coding sequence ATGCGGCAGATTGAGCGCACCGGCCAGTTCAAGCGCGACTACAAGCGCGAGGCGAAAGGGCAGCACCGGGCCACGCTCGACGCCGACCTGGTGCCCGTCCTGGTCGCGCTCGCCGACGACCAGCCGCTGGAACCTCGGCACCGCGACCACGCGCTGACCGGGGACTGGAAGGATCACCGGGATTGCCACGTCAAGCCCGACCTGGTGCTGATCTACCAGAAGCCCGACGCCGACACGCTGCGCCTGGTGCGCCTCGGCTCTCACTCCGAACTCGGCTTGTGA
- a CDS encoding antitoxin VbhA family protein: MTTKEVRGDAIAQALANTRIAGHEPKPRFLADVAAVVAGTMTYDQAVRASAARARGRNGSEPLPALRGMENRSPE, encoded by the coding sequence GTGACCACGAAGGAGGTGCGCGGCGATGCAATTGCCCAGGCCCTTGCAAACACGCGGATTGCGGGCCATGAACCCAAGCCACGATTTCTGGCGGACGTTGCAGCGGTGGTTGCCGGCACGATGACATATGACCAAGCTGTACGTGCCAGCGCGGCAAGGGCTCGAGGTCGCAATGGATCGGAGCCGCTCCCGGCCCTCCGAGGTATGGAGAACCGATCACCCGAGTGA
- a CDS encoding DNA-binding protein, whose amino-acid sequence MNTEIELQSDIETLRGRFTETKDLYREVCALLFFRYGITPTASKLYQFVRKGSMSAPAEALAKFWEDLRSKARVEIDHPDLPPELKTSAAEVIAELWRQATAAARHELAALRLEDQAAVEQAQGEEARARQAATEALASADTLRQQLSATQESLQQRQTDLEAERRAHAGAVARLQELQRHLEEARHQQERVRVDFSAELAKAREAVDAANARSDAAERRALLEIDQERQARIKADKQLEALRGQLAQAEGRHRESLLAQADAVTRLQVKADAAEVSQRELTASNRGLVDDLQATRERLAVAQQEATQFKAEAQTLRALLERLSPPEPVPPPQEVPASKAAKTGARKVR is encoded by the coding sequence ATGAATACCGAAATTGAACTCCAGAGCGACATTGAAACCCTCCGGGGGCGATTTACGGAAACAAAAGACCTCTATCGTGAGGTTTGCGCGTTGCTGTTCTTCCGCTATGGCATCACCCCCACGGCAAGCAAGCTGTACCAGTTTGTGCGCAAGGGCTCGATGAGTGCGCCGGCGGAGGCGCTGGCCAAGTTCTGGGAGGATCTGCGCAGCAAGGCGCGCGTCGAAATCGACCATCCGGATCTGCCGCCCGAACTCAAAACGAGCGCGGCGGAGGTCATCGCCGAGTTGTGGCGGCAGGCCACGGCCGCTGCGCGCCACGAACTCGCGGCGCTGCGCCTGGAGGACCAGGCCGCGGTCGAGCAGGCTCAGGGCGAGGAAGCTCGGGCTCGCCAAGCGGCAACCGAGGCGCTGGCCAGCGCCGATACCCTGCGTCAGCAGCTGAGCGCGACCCAGGAATCGCTCCAGCAACGGCAAACGGACCTGGAGGCAGAGCGGCGCGCCCATGCCGGCGCCGTGGCCAGGTTGCAGGAGTTGCAGCGCCATCTCGAGGAAGCGCGCCATCAGCAGGAGCGAGTGCGGGTGGATTTCAGCGCCGAATTAGCCAAGGCAAGGGAGGCCGTGGACGCGGCGAACGCTCGTTCGGACGCCGCCGAGCGGCGCGCGCTGCTGGAGATCGACCAGGAGCGCCAGGCCCGGATCAAGGCCGACAAGCAGCTCGAGGCGCTGCGTGGCCAATTGGCGCAGGCCGAAGGCCGCCATCGCGAGAGCTTGCTGGCGCAGGCCGACGCCGTTACGCGGCTGCAGGTCAAGGCCGATGCGGCCGAGGTGTCGCAACGAGAACTGACGGCCAGCAATCGCGGCCTTGTTGACGATCTTCAGGCGACGAGGGAACGACTCGCGGTGGCCCAGCAAGAAGCGACGCAATTCAAAGCCGAAGCACAGACGCTTCGCGCGCTGCTGGAGCGGCTCTCGCCGCCGGAACCGGTACCGCCGCCGCAAGAAGTGCCAGCCTCAAAGGCCGCCAAGACCGGTGCGCGAAAGGTTCGATAG
- a CDS encoding tyrosine-type recombinase/integrase, whose protein sequence is MNALVSLDQMMVPAHLDGRKGRNRATSRSQLAAVDDRSAVLAWLARYTDSPATLASYRKEAERLLLWCVLQRGAALSDLTHEDLLLYQRFLADPQPAERWVMEPGQKPGRNSPRWRPFAGPLGPSSLRQALSILNAMFSWLVEAGHLAGNPLALSRRKRRQAAPRVSRFLPEEHWDVVKAAIEAMPVGSERERLHASRCRWLFSLLYIGGLRVSEICDARMGGFFSRRGADGRERWWLEITGKGSKTRLVPATGELMTELMRYRKAHALSPLPLEGEDMPLVMTLIAPVKPMARSAIHELVKGVMQAAAAALRRRGSDFGAAAAHLEQASTHWIRHTAGSHLSEKVDLKVVRDNLGHANISTTSIYLHTEDDARHDATAAGHRVGWRSP, encoded by the coding sequence ATGAATGCCCTCGTCAGCCTGGATCAGATGATGGTGCCGGCCCACCTGGACGGTCGCAAGGGCCGAAATCGCGCTACCTCGCGATCGCAGTTGGCCGCAGTCGACGACCGCTCGGCTGTGCTGGCCTGGCTGGCCCGCTATACCGATTCACCCGCCACGCTTGCCAGCTATCGCAAGGAAGCTGAACGCCTACTGCTGTGGTGCGTGCTGCAGCGTGGCGCAGCCCTTTCAGACCTCACGCACGAGGATCTGCTGCTCTACCAGCGTTTCCTCGCTGATCCCCAGCCCGCCGAGCGCTGGGTCATGGAGCCGGGTCAGAAACCGGGCCGCAACTCGCCGCGCTGGCGACCCTTCGCCGGGCCGCTTGGGCCTTCGAGCCTGCGCCAGGCGCTGTCGATCCTCAACGCCATGTTTTCGTGGCTCGTGGAGGCCGGACACCTGGCCGGCAATCCGTTGGCGCTGAGCCGGCGCAAACGCCGGCAGGCTGCACCTCGTGTGAGCCGCTTTCTGCCCGAGGAACACTGGGACGTGGTGAAAGCCGCGATCGAAGCAATGCCGGTCGGCAGCGAACGCGAAAGGCTGCACGCATCGCGCTGCCGATGGCTGTTTTCACTGCTCTACATCGGTGGGCTGCGCGTGTCCGAGATCTGTGACGCCCGCATGGGCGGATTCTTCAGCCGGCGCGGCGCCGATGGGCGCGAGCGCTGGTGGCTCGAAATCACCGGCAAAGGCAGCAAGACCCGCCTGGTGCCGGCCACGGGCGAATTGATGACCGAGTTGATGCGCTACCGCAAGGCTCACGCTTTGAGCCCGCTTCCACTGGAGGGCGAAGACATGCCATTGGTGATGACGCTGATCGCCCCGGTCAAGCCTATGGCACGAAGCGCCATTCACGAGCTCGTCAAGGGGGTGATGCAGGCTGCCGCGGCCGCGCTGCGGCGGCGTGGTTCCGACTTTGGTGCCGCAGCAGCCCATCTCGAGCAGGCGTCGACGCACTGGATTCGCCACACCGCTGGAAGCCACCTGAGCGAAAAGGTCGACCTGAAAGTTGTCCGCGACAACCTGGGTCACGCCAACATCAGCACGACCAGCATCTATTTGCACACCGAGGACGATGCCCGTCACGATGCGACGGCGGCAGGGCATCGGGTCGGTTGGCGTTCGCCGTGA
- a CDS encoding glycerate kinase → MTAEARRKNLRPRILLAPCGFKESLSVAELIESMARGVRAAAPDAEILCAPMADGGEGFVQTLVELTGGRLRPVQVTGPVGQPLEAHLGLLGGVHVGTVAIEIAAAAGLRHVPVDQRDPLWTTSYGVGELVREALDLGAQRLLIGCGDSGVNDGGAGLAQALGIRLSDRRGRTIGRGCRALDGLAHIDLSGRDPRLSNVSIDVAVNWDNVLLGRRGVSRIFGPQKGALPKDLATLEIGLGTLAAVIQRDLGIDVRTMQGGGASGGLGAGLHAFLGARLYPRFAILSRFLDFDALLERADLVLTAEGSIDGLTPLGKLPAEVARRAKQAGIPVVAIVGSVGDGADTVHEIGIDAYFSIVDRPGSMADAMSRAPELVARATEQVVRLALLDCQSTRKRKRK, encoded by the coding sequence ATGACCGCCGAAGCAAGGCGAAAAAATCTGCGTCCGCGAATCCTGCTTGCACCATGTGGCTTTAAGGAGAGCCTGAGCGTAGCTGAATTGATCGAGAGCATGGCGCGAGGAGTAAGAGCGGCCGCCCCTGACGCCGAGATCCTGTGTGCCCCCATGGCAGACGGTGGCGAAGGTTTTGTTCAGACGCTTGTGGAGCTGACAGGTGGCCGTCTACGTCCAGTGCAAGTGACTGGTCCTGTGGGCCAGCCGCTGGAGGCGCATCTCGGTCTGCTCGGCGGAGTCCATGTTGGAACTGTAGCGATTGAGATCGCGGCGGCTGCAGGTCTACGGCACGTACCTGTGGACCAACGAGATCCCCTCTGGACCACCAGTTACGGTGTAGGTGAGCTGGTGCGCGAAGCCTTGGATTTGGGTGCCCAGCGATTGCTCATCGGTTGCGGCGACAGCGGCGTAAACGATGGCGGCGCCGGTCTTGCCCAAGCGCTAGGCATCAGGCTTTCTGATCGTAGAGGGCGAACCATCGGCCGCGGCTGCAGGGCATTGGACGGCCTCGCTCACATCGACCTCTCCGGGCGCGACCCGCGCCTCAGCAATGTCAGCATCGACGTGGCGGTGAACTGGGACAACGTGCTGCTGGGACGACGCGGAGTTTCGCGAATTTTCGGTCCGCAGAAGGGCGCGTTGCCCAAAGATCTCGCCACATTGGAGATTGGCCTCGGGACTCTGGCAGCAGTTATCCAACGCGATCTCGGGATCGACGTTCGCACCATGCAAGGGGGAGGTGCATCGGGGGGGCTGGGTGCAGGTCTGCACGCATTTCTGGGGGCGCGCCTCTATCCCCGGTTCGCGATTCTTTCGCGCTTCTTGGACTTTGACGCACTCCTCGAGCGCGCCGATCTCGTATTGACCGCGGAAGGAAGCATCGATGGACTCACGCCGCTCGGCAAGCTGCCGGCGGAGGTGGCGCGCCGTGCGAAACAGGCCGGCATTCCGGTCGTCGCGATCGTTGGGTCAGTCGGAGACGGAGCAGACACAGTGCACGAAATCGGCATCGATGCCTACTTCAGTATTGTCGACCGGCCCGGTTCGATGGCCGACGCAATGTCGAGGGCGCCTGAATTGGTAGCAAGAGCTACAGAGCAAGTCGTTCGCTTAGCGCTTCTTGACTGCCAATCGACGCGCAAGCGGAAGCGAAAATAG
- the lspA gene encoding signal peptidase II codes for MHYTYSTHWYYLAFVVFAGDQAVKSYIDMTTPLGWSHEVTSFFNLVHVLNPGAAFSFLAHAGGWQRWFLLAVAVGAAIWLVWLLARPARRLEALAYSLILGGALGNAFDRAIRGQVIDYLDFHLRQWHWPAFNVADMAIVGGAISLIVASLSRPAGQQ; via the coding sequence ATGCACTACACGTATTCAACCCACTGGTACTACCTTGCATTTGTAGTGTTTGCTGGCGACCAAGCCGTCAAGAGCTACATTGACATGACGACGCCGCTAGGTTGGTCCCATGAGGTGACCTCCTTTTTCAACTTGGTCCACGTCCTGAACCCCGGGGCGGCGTTCAGCTTTCTGGCGCACGCCGGTGGATGGCAACGATGGTTTCTACTTGCTGTCGCCGTTGGTGCCGCGATATGGCTGGTTTGGCTACTGGCAAGGCCAGCGCGACGACTTGAGGCCTTGGCGTACAGCCTCATCCTCGGCGGTGCCTTGGGCAATGCCTTCGATCGGGCTATTCGCGGGCAGGTTATCGACTATCTCGACTTCCATCTGCGTCAATGGCACTGGCCAGCGTTCAACGTTGCTGACATGGCGATCGTGGGAGGTGCGATAAGCCTGATCGTCGCGTCGTTGTCCAGACCTGCCGGCCAGCAGTGA
- a CDS encoding phosphatase PAP2 family protein translates to MHATLTSAAWLKQWLYDWGGANLDLFMFLNQAVPDQLLWLPEALSWVGSYWGAPAIAAVLLVWRRSHAPDAARSANLALRRFVFGLVLTMSSAALLKTAFAFPRPAVVLGEGFFRVVGMPDSRYSFPSGHAAYVAVLAAAIWPVLGWPGRIGLLAFAIAVGWSRIALGAHFPADVVASFVLGWACVEISAALIWLLVPRSRATR, encoded by the coding sequence GTGCACGCAACGTTGACCTCTGCTGCGTGGCTCAAGCAATGGCTCTACGACTGGGGCGGAGCGAACCTGGACCTGTTCATGTTTTTGAATCAGGCCGTCCCCGATCAGCTGCTATGGCTGCCTGAAGCTTTGAGCTGGGTCGGTAGCTATTGGGGTGCTCCGGCGATCGCCGCAGTCCTTCTAGTCTGGCGCCGAAGCCACGCGCCAGATGCAGCCCGTTCTGCGAACCTGGCCCTGCGAAGGTTTGTCTTTGGCCTGGTGCTCACGATGTCATCGGCAGCCCTATTAAAAACGGCATTTGCATTCCCGCGCCCCGCAGTGGTCTTGGGTGAAGGCTTTTTTCGAGTCGTAGGGATGCCGGACAGTCGCTATTCGTTTCCAAGCGGTCATGCCGCCTACGTGGCGGTTCTGGCTGCGGCGATCTGGCCAGTTCTGGGCTGGCCCGGTCGAATCGGCCTTCTGGCCTTCGCTATCGCTGTAGGTTGGTCGCGCATTGCGCTTGGCGCGCACTTCCCAGCGGATGTCGTTGCCAGCTTCGTCTTGGGCTGGGCATGCGTCGAGATCTCGGCCGCCCTGATCTGGCTCCTTGTGCCTCGCTCGAGAGCGACTCGGTGA